One Ricinus communis isolate WT05 ecotype wild-type chromosome 1, ASM1957865v1, whole genome shotgun sequence DNA window includes the following coding sequences:
- the LOC8270841 gene encoding uncharacterized protein LOC8270841 isoform X1, with the protein MSMAPSSSAPLSTRAPLSCTLTATCTTSHPSPSTRAPSPASQPSPSQLTTSVTPGVVSGLGGCGSGRKRICLENRKFVESHHMSACISNIFREAICHEGYTWKAVTPEAQERYWIKFQVNAYFGNCFADLQCVLLSCEMLYVLQKFLEWEDSIHEMVKLAWEQLAARRYTDMPHKWKGKGRPPCVPEDVWHRWQAKWSESSFRALAACQSRNHWSETRGLGSGPTRYTCGSISIQEHARRIERAEGAPPSKVRLFNETHITKVHDGSRCYIDDRARQFGESLKERLAEASHDEDGNPVPLFGEEERIFLETV; encoded by the exons ATGTCTATGGCTCCATCCTCTAGTGCACCTCTATCCACTCGAGCGCCATTGTCGTGTACATTGACAGCTACTTGTACTACTTCACACCCATCTCCATCCACTCGAGCGCCATCCCCAGCATCACAACCATCTCCATCGCAGCTGACTACATCTGTGACTCCCGGTGTTGTCTCAGGCTTGGGTGGCTGTGGTAGTGGTCGTAAGAGGATATGTTTAGAGAATAGAAA ATTCGTTGAGTCGCACCATATGTCTGCCTGTATATCCAATATATTTAGGGAGGCTATCTGTCATGAGGGATATACGTGGAAGGCAGTGACACCAGAAGCTCAAGAGAGATATTGGATCAAGTTTCAA GTTAATGCCTATTTTGGGAATTGTTTTGCTGACTTGCAATGTGTTTTGTTGAGTTGTGAAATGCTTTATGTATTACAG AAATTTTTGGAGTGGGAGGATTCTATTCATGAGATGGTGAAACTAGCATGGGAGCAGCTGGCTGCTAGGAGATACACTGATATGCCGCATAAGTGGAAGGGTAAGGGACGACCCCCATGTGTTCCAGAGGATGTTTGGCATAGATGGCAGGCAAAGTGGTCAGAGAGTTCCTTCCGAGCACTTGCAGCATGTCAATCCAGGAACCATTGGAGTGAGACAAGAGGCCTTGGATCGGGGCCGACACGGTACACTTGTGGCTCCATCTCTATTCAGGAGCACGCTAGAAGGATT gAAAGGGCTGAAGGTGCACCCCCGAGCAAGGTCCGATTGTTTAATGAGACCCACATAACTAAAGTCCATGATGGATCGAGGTGCTATATAGATGACCGCGCCAGACAATTTGGG GAAAGCCTTAAGGAGCGCCTAGCAGAGGCGTCTCACGATGAAGACGGTAATCCAGTGCCACTATTCGGGGAGGAGGAGAGAATTTTCTTAGAGACAGTTTAG
- the LOC8270841 gene encoding uncharacterized protein LOC8270841 isoform X2 translates to MSMAPSSSAPLSTRAPLSCTLTATCTTSHPSPSTRAPSPASQPSPSQLTTSVTPGVVSGLGGCGSGRKRICLENRKFVESHHMSACISNIFREAICHEGYTWKAVTPEAQERYWIKFQKFLEWEDSIHEMVKLAWEQLAARRYTDMPHKWKGKGRPPCVPEDVWHRWQAKWSESSFRALAACQSRNHWSETRGLGSGPTRYTCGSISIQEHARRIERAEGAPPSKVRLFNETHITKVHDGSRCYIDDRARQFGESLKERLAEASHDEDGNPVPLFGEEERIFLETV, encoded by the exons ATGTCTATGGCTCCATCCTCTAGTGCACCTCTATCCACTCGAGCGCCATTGTCGTGTACATTGACAGCTACTTGTACTACTTCACACCCATCTCCATCCACTCGAGCGCCATCCCCAGCATCACAACCATCTCCATCGCAGCTGACTACATCTGTGACTCCCGGTGTTGTCTCAGGCTTGGGTGGCTGTGGTAGTGGTCGTAAGAGGATATGTTTAGAGAATAGAAA ATTCGTTGAGTCGCACCATATGTCTGCCTGTATATCCAATATATTTAGGGAGGCTATCTGTCATGAGGGATATACGTGGAAGGCAGTGACACCAGAAGCTCAAGAGAGATATTGGATCAAGTTTCAA AAATTTTTGGAGTGGGAGGATTCTATTCATGAGATGGTGAAACTAGCATGGGAGCAGCTGGCTGCTAGGAGATACACTGATATGCCGCATAAGTGGAAGGGTAAGGGACGACCCCCATGTGTTCCAGAGGATGTTTGGCATAGATGGCAGGCAAAGTGGTCAGAGAGTTCCTTCCGAGCACTTGCAGCATGTCAATCCAGGAACCATTGGAGTGAGACAAGAGGCCTTGGATCGGGGCCGACACGGTACACTTGTGGCTCCATCTCTATTCAGGAGCACGCTAGAAGGATT gAAAGGGCTGAAGGTGCACCCCCGAGCAAGGTCCGATTGTTTAATGAGACCCACATAACTAAAGTCCATGATGGATCGAGGTGCTATATAGATGACCGCGCCAGACAATTTGGG GAAAGCCTTAAGGAGCGCCTAGCAGAGGCGTCTCACGATGAAGACGGTAATCCAGTGCCACTATTCGGGGAGGAGGAGAGAATTTTCTTAGAGACAGTTTAG